TCCCGGGCTGCGGCCTCCGCTGATGTGGTGGGTAGTTCGTCGTCGCCAAAGAGACGGTGCGTCTCCTCAAGCCAGTCGCTGATCCGGGCCTGCGTGGCAGCCTGCTTTTGTTCGCCAAGGAGCCTCTGGAGCAACTGGTCCACGTTGCGCGGATGTCGAGTGGTGCCCCTAACCGCTAGCTGAAGTAAGGCGCCGCGCTTCTTGGCGATTAGGTAGAAGATTCGGTTCGGATAAGTCTGCCAGCTCAGTTCGCTGACGTTGGGCGTGTCGATGTCCTGGTCTTGCACATTTTCCTCGTTTTGGTCCCGGTCAGTCTGAGGGTCCTGATCCCAGTCGCGCTCCTCGTCGCTGGGTTGCTCCTCAGTTGGCGAGCTGACCTCGCTACACGTGGATGTGTCTGTGCTGCTTTTAGAGCTGTTCTGATTGTCCATAGTGCTCCACGACTCAAGCTCGTGCTGCACCAAAGTGTCGAAGAAGGCCAGCATCACCTGGTCCTCGTCGGTGTTGCGGGCACTGAAGTCCTGGGACACATGATCCGAAGACTCGCGATGCAGTGCGCGTGTGCAGTAGGGCAGTGCTTCGGCTTGGGTGAGGGATCCTTCCCAGCCCTGCTGGGCAAAGGGACTCCACAACTATGTTTTcgattataatattattagtAGTTATACAGGCGTAGCCAACCTACCTTAATGATCTTCTCCACGCCAGAGGAGGCGAGTAAGCAGCGCTCGCGATTGTATCGCACCTGGTTTACGATGGAGCGGTGACCAGCGAGGATTATGGGCGTTGTCTCCATCCACTGGTTCTTTTCATCCActgataaaataaaataaacgtaTGAGGGAAACGCAAGCTGAATCCCCTAGGTGACTCACAGTCCACTCCTTCTAGCCGCCAGATAAACATGTTGAAGTTGTCCGAGCCCGAGACCACCAGCTCGTCCTGCGGCCCCGCAAAAGTGCAGCTCTTCATGGTGCAGGAGTTGAAGTATTCGTCGTGGTAGAAGGTGGCCACCGGCTCCGGGGATCCCGGACTGTACAGGATCGGCGGTAGCCGGCGGTGCAAGGTGAGCAGAAGGGTGCCGTTGCAATTGAAGCGCACGCTCATGCAGCTCGGTGATTCCGGGATGTAGTTGTACTGACACAGCGGCCTGGTTCACAGGCAGATAGTGAATACGATAATAAGATATGATATATTACGATAAACTCACTGCTGGTGGTGTCTTAGATCCCAGAGCATGGCTCCCCTTTTCGCGTTCGCAGTGGCCAGAAAATGGCCATTCAGTGGGTGAAACTCCACGGCATTGAAGGGCGTCTTGAATTTGGCGAGGGCCAGCGGTTCGGACTTCCCTGCCCTTAGGTCGTACACTAGGATCTCGCCGTGCTCCGTGGCCACGCTTAGGAGGTGGCCACTGATCCTGTCCACACTCAGACCATAAACAGGTCCATCGTGCGAAAAGTGGTTGAGGATTTTCCCTCTATACAAAGAAGGGATATAACCAGTTAGCCAGGAACAGCATAAATTATtcaacaaaatgaaatatagTTAGTATGAACAAGAGAGGGTGCGGGGTATACAGCGTGCGGTGTGCGGTGTATAcagggtgcggggtgcggTGTATACAGGGTGCGGTGTGCGGGGTGCATATGAttattttcaacgaatctagtatacccttttactctacgagtaacgggtataaaaatgtgtgGAATTTATGGAACTCACGTTTCTAGGTCATGCTGGATGACCAAGTCATCGTTTCCCCCGGAAAAGATGTAGGAGTTTTGGGTGTCAAATCCCAGGCAGAAGATGTTGCTGGCATGCTTCTCGTTCATGGAGCGGGGTTTCCCGAGCTTGGACACAACCTCGCGGTCAATGTTCCACAGCAGAACCCTCTTGTCGTCGCCTCCTGGTGGTCGAGGAGGGCACTGATTAGCTGGCAGGGCCGGAGGCTATCAACAGGTTTCACCACTCACCTGAAGCCAGGAACTGACCACCCGAGCTGAACTCCAGGGCATTCACACATCCGTAGTGACCGGTTAGGTTGCGCTGGTAGAGATTCTGCGCCGCACTCAGGCGCTCGCGGAAAATGGCCGAGGGCAGGTGGCCAGCCACCAATTGGTGCTCCCGCTGGCTGAGGGCC
This genomic stretch from Drosophila yakuba strain Tai18E2 chromosome 3R, Prin_Dyak_Tai18E2_2.1, whole genome shotgun sequence harbors:
- the LOC6539055 gene encoding DDB1- and CUL4-associated factor 5 — encoded protein: MSLWRNLRSLETRNLDLALSQREHQLVAGHLPSAIFRERLSAAQNLYQRNLTGHYGCVNALEFSSGGQFLASGGDDKRVLLWNIDREVVSKLGKPRSMNEKHASNIFCLGFDTQNSYIFSGGNDDLVIQHDLETGKILNHFSHDGPVYGLSVDRISGHLLSVATEHGEILVYDLRAGKSEPLALAKFKTPFNAVEFHPLNGHFLATANAKRGAMLWDLRHHQQPLCQYNYIPESPSCMSVRFNCNGTLLLTLHRRLPPILYSPGSPEPVATFYHDEYFNSCTMKSCTFAGPQDELVVSGSDNFNMFIWRLEGVDLDEKNQWMETTPIILAGHRSIVNQVRYNRERCLLASSGVEKIIKLWSPFAQQGWEGSLTQAEALPYCTRALHRESSDHVSQDFSARNTDEDQVMLAFFDTLVQHELESWSTMDNQNSSKSSTDTSTCSEVSSPTEEQPSDEERDWDQDPQTDRDQNEENVQDQDIDTPNVSELSWQTYPNRIFYLIAKKRGALLQLAVRGTTRHPRNVDQLLQRLLGEQKQAATQARISDWLEETHRLFGDDELPTTSAEAAAREQRRRDGVLLCRNRRTQELKLVETPKSRIGQRKRKRKSKRQPFQASKLRRATGRPRTTEMDESSASNDTEVNYDSDEEEPSSGDNNNNNANERERESLRTDDDGDNSSTTSLTSMEAQFSEAPSTASSFLFHQLETNNNSQLTSNQNHKAVNGLIPDICNTESTASTSSSM